From Streptomyces sp. HUAS MG91, the proteins below share one genomic window:
- the hisG gene encoding ATP phosphoribosyltransferase, producing MLRIAVPNKGSLSGPASAMLHEAGYRQRKESKELVTVDPDNEVEFFYLRPKDIAIYVSSGKLDIGITGQDLLIDSGADAETILPLGFARSTFRFASRPGAVKDLADLAGRTIATSYEGIVGKYLAENGVDASVVHLDGAVETAIELGVADAIADVVETGTSLRNAGLEVFGDPIMKSEACVVRRTGADTDNPKAQQFLRRLQGVLVARSYVMMDYDCRAEHLERAVALTPGLESPTVSPLHNEGWVAVRAMVPTKDAQRIMDDLYDLGARAILTTAIHACRL from the coding sequence ATGCTGCGCATCGCCGTCCCCAACAAGGGTTCACTGTCCGGACCTGCGTCGGCGATGCTGCATGAGGCCGGATACCGCCAGCGCAAGGAGTCCAAGGAACTCGTCACGGTCGACCCGGACAACGAGGTGGAGTTCTTCTACCTCCGCCCCAAGGACATCGCGATCTACGTGTCCTCCGGCAAGCTCGACATCGGCATCACCGGACAGGACCTGCTGATCGACTCGGGCGCCGACGCCGAGACCATCCTGCCGCTCGGCTTCGCCCGCTCCACCTTCCGCTTCGCCTCCCGGCCCGGCGCGGTCAAGGACCTCGCCGACCTCGCGGGCCGGACGATCGCGACCTCCTACGAGGGCATCGTCGGCAAGTACCTCGCCGAGAACGGCGTCGACGCCTCCGTCGTCCACCTCGACGGCGCCGTCGAGACCGCCATCGAGCTGGGCGTCGCCGACGCCATCGCCGACGTCGTCGAGACCGGCACCTCGCTGCGCAACGCGGGCCTGGAGGTCTTCGGCGACCCGATCATGAAGTCCGAGGCGTGCGTCGTCCGCCGCACCGGCGCCGACACCGACAACCCCAAGGCACAGCAGTTCCTGCGCCGCCTCCAGGGCGTCCTCGTGGCCCGCTCCTACGTGATGATGGACTACGACTGCCGCGCCGAGCACCTGGAGCGGGCCGTCGCCCTCACCCCCGGCCTGGAGTCGCCGACCGTCTCGCCGCTGCACAACGAGGGCTGGGTCGCCGTGCGCGCCATGGTCCCCACCAAGGACGCGCAGCGGATCATGGACGACCTGTACGACCTCGGCGCGCGGGCCATCCTGACGACGGCCATCCACGCCTGCCGCCTCTGA